One genomic region from Egicoccus sp. AB-alg6-2 encodes:
- a CDS encoding TIGR03618 family F420-dependent PPOX class oxidoreductase encodes MPLEPQVKTYATGRNFAALTTLFSDGTPQTQVMWVDADDDHLLINTEVHRQKFKNVSADPRVTVLIWNADNPYEYVEVRGRVVDVVRGQEARDHIDACAQRYVGRDYDPKAITSERAILKIAPERQLVRP; translated from the coding sequence ATGCCGCTCGAGCCCCAGGTCAAGACCTACGCCACCGGCCGCAACTTCGCCGCCCTGACGACGCTGTTCTCGGACGGGACCCCCCAGACCCAGGTCATGTGGGTCGACGCCGACGACGATCACCTGCTGATCAACACCGAGGTGCATCGCCAGAAGTTCAAGAACGTCTCCGCCGATCCGCGCGTCACGGTCCTGATCTGGAACGCCGACAACCCCTACGAGTACGTCGAGGTACGCGGACGGGTCGTCGACGTCGTCCGTGGGCAGGAGGCGCGCGACCACATCGACGCCTGCGCGCAGCGCTACGTCGGCCGCGACTACGACCCGAAGGCGATCACGTCCGAACGCGCCATCCTGAAGATCGCACCCGAGCGTCAGCTCGTCCGGCCCTGA
- a CDS encoding GMC family oxidoreductase N-terminal domain-containing protein, with the protein MTEVVLDDRRRRILAALADTFAPAVRPPAAQAGDPHGFWARRATDLDLVPALVGRLEELLVEEELQELGRLLDVLRGIGFPRLPQAARETVLKGLAATSADARQGLDGLRALVFQLFYGHVGADGHNPNWAQLSYPGPPAVEPPPRQLATWSPPAGVTEHRMSADVVVVGSGAGGGVVAGELAAAGLAVVVLEAGGHFEAPDFPADELGALQQLYWRGGLHLTADGNVAILAGATLGGGTTVNWLNCVRPPRDVRRQWADEHGLAGVDGQDFDIHLDAVLQRISANADCTDLNGVNEKLAAGASALGLRWEKATRNTDPATYDAAAAGHVGYGDRTGSKQSTTATYLRDAEANGARIVCRSRAQRILTRHGAAVGVEAVVRRPGRPPLHLTVDAPQVVVAGGALETPALLLRSAIGGPAVGRHLRLHPVPMVVGLYDEELRAWWGAPQATIVTGHRAVVDGFGYLIETAHLHPSISGAVVPWRSGRQHKLLMGRYAGTAPFLAVTRDHGSGSVTVDDQGEAVVHYPLSDPVDIEVRRHALRTLVELHAAAGASVVFDTHRSLAMWRRGEDLDAFRRQAQEAGEGAGGRVMFSAHQMGSARMGTDPTTSVASPTGELHDTRGVWIGDTSAFPTAVGSNPMLTCMALARRTAHAIRAATAATPRGPATPN; encoded by the coding sequence ATGACCGAGGTGGTGCTCGACGACCGACGCCGGCGGATCCTGGCCGCGCTGGCCGACACCTTCGCGCCGGCGGTGCGCCCGCCGGCGGCACAGGCCGGTGACCCGCACGGGTTCTGGGCCCGTCGCGCCACCGACCTCGACCTCGTTCCCGCGCTCGTCGGCCGCCTCGAGGAACTGCTGGTCGAAGAGGAACTGCAGGAACTCGGCCGCCTGCTCGACGTGCTGCGCGGCATCGGCTTCCCACGGCTGCCCCAGGCTGCGCGCGAGACGGTGCTCAAGGGCCTCGCGGCCACCTCGGCGGACGCCCGGCAGGGGCTGGACGGGTTGCGAGCGCTCGTGTTCCAGCTGTTCTACGGCCACGTCGGTGCCGACGGTCACAACCCGAACTGGGCCCAGCTGTCCTACCCCGGGCCGCCCGCCGTCGAGCCGCCGCCACGGCAGTTGGCGACGTGGTCGCCCCCGGCGGGCGTCACCGAACACCGGATGTCGGCCGACGTCGTCGTCGTCGGCTCGGGGGCGGGTGGCGGCGTGGTCGCCGGCGAGTTGGCCGCCGCGGGGCTGGCCGTGGTCGTGCTCGAGGCGGGCGGTCACTTCGAGGCGCCCGACTTCCCGGCCGACGAGCTCGGGGCCCTGCAACAGCTGTACTGGCGTGGCGGCCTGCACCTGACGGCCGACGGCAACGTCGCCATCCTCGCCGGGGCCACCCTCGGCGGGGGGACGACCGTCAACTGGCTCAACTGCGTCCGCCCGCCCCGCGACGTCCGGCGCCAGTGGGCCGACGAGCACGGGCTGGCCGGCGTCGACGGCCAGGACTTCGACATCCACCTCGACGCCGTCCTGCAACGGATCTCGGCCAACGCCGATTGCACCGACCTCAACGGCGTCAACGAGAAGCTCGCAGCAGGTGCCTCGGCGCTCGGTCTGCGGTGGGAGAAGGCGACACGCAACACCGATCCGGCCACCTACGACGCCGCGGCGGCGGGCCACGTCGGGTACGGCGACCGCACCGGCAGCAAGCAGTCCACGACCGCGACCTATCTCCGCGACGCCGAGGCGAACGGCGCCCGCATCGTGTGTCGGTCGCGGGCGCAGCGCATCCTGACCCGGCACGGTGCGGCCGTCGGCGTGGAGGCGGTCGTCCGTCGTCCCGGCCGCCCGCCGTTGCACCTGACGGTCGACGCTCCGCAGGTCGTCGTGGCCGGTGGGGCGCTCGAGACGCCGGCCCTGCTGTTGCGGTCCGCGATCGGGGGCCCGGCGGTCGGGCGGCATCTGCGGCTGCACCCGGTCCCCATGGTCGTCGGGCTCTACGACGAGGAACTGCGCGCCTGGTGGGGGGCGCCGCAGGCCACCATCGTGACCGGACACCGTGCCGTGGTCGACGGCTTCGGCTACCTGATCGAGACCGCGCACCTGCATCCGTCCATCTCCGGCGCGGTCGTGCCCTGGCGTTCGGGCCGGCAGCACAAGCTGCTCATGGGCCGCTACGCCGGCACCGCTCCCTTCCTCGCCGTCACCCGCGACCACGGTTCGGGCAGCGTCACCGTCGACGACCAAGGTGAGGCGGTGGTGCACTACCCCTTGAGCGACCCCGTCGACATCGAGGTACGCCGCCACGCCCTGCGCACGTTGGTCGAACTGCATGCCGCCGCGGGCGCCAGCGTCGTGTTCGACACCCACCGCTCGCTGGCGATGTGGCGGCGTGGCGAGGACCTCGACGCCTTCCGCCGGCAGGCGCAGGAGGCCGGCGAGGGCGCCGGTGGCCGGGTGATGTTCAGTGCCCACCAGATGGGTTCGGCCCGCATGGGGACCGATCCGACGACCAGCGTCGCGTCGCCGACCGGTGAACTGCACGACACGCGCGGCGTCTGGATCGGTGACACCTCGGCCTTCCCGACCGCCGTCGGCTCGAACCCGATGCTGACGTGCATGGCGCTGGCGCGGCGCACCGCCCACGCGATCCGGGCCGCCACCGCCGCCACGCCGAGAGGGCCAGCGACTCCGAACTGA